Part of the Thermogemmatispora onikobensis genome, ACGCCTCGCCCGCCTGCGCCTTGAGCGAGCCAGCCAAGGAGGCTGGGCCACCGCCACACCCGCCCGCTGGCAGGCCAGACCGCTTGATTCAGCGAGCTAGCTAGCCGAATCCGACCACGAGCGAACGGAGAAGTGTCTGCATGTCCTCATCATTGCTTGAGCAAGAGATCCGCAGCCAGCCCGAGGTCCTCGCCCGCCTGCTCGAACGGGAGCGCCCCCACGTCGAGGAGATTGTCGCCTCCTTGCCACCGTTCACCTATGTCCTGATCGCAGCCCGGGGATCATCGGACCACGCTGCACTCTACGCGAAATACGTCTGGGCGGCCCTGGCCGGCCATCCTATCGCGCTGGCCACGCCCTCGCTTTATACTCTCTATGGCCAGCCCCCTCGCCTGGATGGGGCCCTGGTTGTTGGTATTTCGCAGTCGGGCCAGTCGCCCGATATTGTCGCCGTGCTCGAAGAGGGCCGTCGGCAGGGTCGTCCGACGCTGGCCATTACGAACGATGCCAGCTCCCCACTGGCCCACGCCGCCGACCATGTGGTCGCCCTGCACGCTGGACCGGAGCGCAGCATCGCCGCTACCAAGACCTATACCGCCCAGTTGACAGCGCTCGCTCTCTTCGCCGCCGCCTGGAGCCCCGAGCCGGCCAGCCAGTTGGCAGCCGTAGAGGCGCTGCCTTCCGCCGTCGACCAGGTGCTGACGCAATCCGCTGAAATTGCTCGCCTGGCTGAGCGCTACCGCTATATGGATCGCTGCGTGGTGATCGGGCGCGGCTTCAACTACGCCACAGCCTTTGAGCTGACGCTCAAGCTCAAAGAGCTGACTTATGTGATGGCTAATGCCTACTCTTCGGCGGACTTCCGCCACGGCCCGATTGCCACGGTCGACGCCGGCCTGCCAGCCATCTTGATTATGCCGCGCGATGCCACCTACAGCGATATGCGCGAGCTGGCCGAGGAGCTGGGACGTCGCGGCGCAGAGCTGCTGGTCATCTCGGAGGAAGGCGAGGCCCTGGCCCTGGCTCGCACTCCTTTGCCCCTGGTGAGCGGCCTCCCGGACTGGCTGAGTCCCGTGACGGCTATTGTCCCCGGGCAGGTGCTGGCCCTCCATCTGGCCCTGACCCGCGGCTACAACCCTGACGTGCCGCGCGGCCTCCAGAAGGTCACGCTGACGCTCTAAGCCAGTTCCCTCAGTCGACCACCCTCACCTGACCAGACAAAGCAATGCCCCGGCGCTTCTCCGGGGCATCCTTTGTCTTGCCGTCTATTCTAGCAGGCGGGTCAGCCGTCCACGCCAGGACTCACTGACAAAGGCCAGCCGTCCCCGACAGAGAACCGCCTGCAGCGCGAGTGTCCGATCGACGATGAGGAGGTCGGCATCGTAACCAGGCTGGAGCCGGCCCTTGCGCTCGCCGACGCCAGCCGCCAGGGCGGGATTGTAGGCCAGCATGCGGGCAGCCTCGTGCAAGGAGAAACCAAGCAGTTGCACGACGTTGCGCAGGGCCT contains:
- a CDS encoding SIS domain-containing protein; its protein translation is MSSSLLEQEIRSQPEVLARLLERERPHVEEIVASLPPFTYVLIAARGSSDHAALYAKYVWAALAGHPIALATPSLYTLYGQPPRLDGALVVGISQSGQSPDIVAVLEEGRRQGRPTLAITNDASSPLAHAADHVVALHAGPERSIAATKTYTAQLTALALFAAAWSPEPASQLAAVEALPSAVDQVLTQSAEIARLAERYRYMDRCVVIGRGFNYATAFELTLKLKELTYVMANAYSSADFRHGPIATVDAGLPAILIMPRDATYSDMRELAEELGRRGAELLVISEEGEALALARTPLPLVSGLPDWLSPVTAIVPGQVLALHLALTRGYNPDVPRGLQKVTLTL